The genomic stretch CCTGATTCCTCGCAAATTTGAGCAATATCTTGGTGCAACAAATTAGTCTGTCCAGTTTTGAGCCAACCAAAATTGATCACCACGTCCAGTTCTGTCGCTCCATTCTCTACAGCCTCCATAGCTTCATAAAGCTTTACATTTGATGTGGTGGCTCCACTAGGAAAACCGATAACCGTACAAATCTCTACTTTGGTTTTAAGTAGCCGCTCCGTCGCACGCTTGACATTGCAGGGATATACACAGAGGCTAGCAAAACTAAAGCGATCGGCTTCTTCGCAAGCATGATCTACCTGCTCATTGCTAGCGGCGGGATCTAATAGGGCGTGATCAATATATGAAGAGAGATCGATGTCATTTGGCAGCATAAAACTATACACACTTAGGCAAGCAAGAGGTTACATTGGAGATTAGTGGCGATAACTTCTTATAATTACTTATTCAGAGTCATTTCTCTCGACTTATTCTCGACTTATTAAATCTAAGCAAATATTAACAAATATTAAGTAAATATGCATATTTCGGAATTAGATGAATTAGAAGCCTCGGTTAGCGATTTGCTGACAATGGCAAAGGTGGAGTTAGAACAAAATCGGCTGCAACAACAACGCGATCGCCAAATTCAAGAAGCAGTAGCACAAATTGAAGGACGGTTGAAACCATTATTGGCAAAAGTTGAGCAGATGCTAGAGGAATACAACCGTGAAGGTGGAAACCCAGACAGTGAGACAAAACTAAGACTAGAAAAAAAAGC from Pseudanabaena sp. Chao 1811 encodes the following:
- the deoC gene encoding deoxyribose-phosphate aldolase is translated as MLPNDIDLSSYIDHALLDPAASNEQVDHACEEADRFSFASLCVYPCNVKRATERLLKTKVEICTVIGFPSGATTSNVKLYEAMEAVENGATELDVVINFGWLKTGQTNLLHQDIAQICEESGKPVKAILELSLLTPDEQELAAEVCMDAGVAFLKTGTGWAGGATVEMVKFLKEISRGKVGVKASGGIRTREQAIALLNAGATRLGTSYGVAIAREKS